The Spirochaeta lutea genomic sequence CCCGTCTTTTATTTTGCGTACGTTTGGGGATTTCCTGAATAGTGCAATGGATATCCCCGCCGCCGCAGCAGGCAGAAAAGCCATAAATGAACTTACAGGCAATCCAGGTAGCAATTCCCCCCCAGCAAAAGCGGAAATCAACCATAAAATGGATGAAAGCAGTGTGACCAGAAAAAAATAGAAAAGCAGGTCTTTTGTTTGCAGGGTCATTCAGTGCCTTCTTTGTCTGGTTTCGCGGATTTAGCAATAATACCTGAAAGGATCAGCGTTCCACTTATTCCGGCGCCTAACGGTCCCAGGACCTGCTGAAATACTCCTGTTCCCTTTAAAGAGTAACCAAAATAAAGAACTAATCCCGCCCAAAGAAGGGCTTGAATCAGTAGTAAAAAAATCATTTTCTTCATAATAAAACTCCAAAATTATAACTGACCTTGATTCATTCTTAACCTGAAATTCTTTATAGCGTTACCGGTCTTACAAAGGAAAGAAGTGCAGATGTAGATCTGTGTAACCCCGGCAAGTACCATACACAGTGTGGTTCCGGCGGCAAGAATGAGTGCACCAGAATACACAAAGCATATCAGTCCAATGTATTTCCCTAGTCTGTCATACGAACTCCTGGCGGTTAGTCCCGAACTAGCAAACAGACAAAAAGAACTTGTTACAATCACTATTAAAGAAGCAGGCACACTTCCCTTTACCGTGAAATACAGAAGTATCGTTAAAACAAAAGCAAAATCAGAACCCGCGTCTATTAACCAGCCCCATCTATTGTTAACTCCCAGCTTTCTTGCCAAATACCCATCCAGAACATCACTCCCGCAGGCAATACAGAAAACAATAAAAGCCGATACAGTATTATGAGTTTCCACTAGAGCCAGGACCAGACCTCCCCAAAAAAGCCTTGAAAAGCTCAAAATATCAGGTAGCTGGAGTAAAGCTCTTTTATGCATAATAATCCTCCTTCCCACGTCTTTATAACCAATTAGATACATAGGAACAGAAAAAGTTATGGTCTTATTGAAAAAAAGGTCTTTTTTTTGTAGATTCCTGACATGAAACAGGTGGAATTCAACAAAATTGCGGAAACCCACGGCAAGCGTATATATAACATCGCTTTCCGTATCACCTGTAACTCGCAGGATGCTGAAGATATTGCCCAGGAAGTTCTTTACACGATTTATAATAAGTACATTACGTTTCGTGGGGATTCAGACCTTTCTACCTGGATCTATCGTGTCGCAGTAAATACCAGTCTGCGCTATAAATCACGGGTATCAAAAAGCAGTTTTACAAGTCTGGAAGAAGATGCTGTCGAATACAGCAAATCTATTCCAGAAGAGGTGAAGCATTGGGAAACCAATCCGGAAGATGAATACCTCATTAAAGAGCTGCTAAACGAGATAACCGGTGAATGTACCTATTTTCTGACCTTCAAACTGAGCGATGAACAGAGAATCGTTTATATTCTGCAGGCAATCTTAGGTTTTTCATATTCACAGATCAGTAGTATCCTGGAAATGCCCGTGTCTTCCGTCAAGGCCAGACTGTACCGGGCCAGGGAAAACCTTATTTCTTATTTTTCCGGTCACTGCAGTCATTTAAACCCGAAAAGTACCTGCAGCTGCGGCTCCCGGGTAGGGTACGCTGTACATCTTGTGCCTGAAATTCTGGACCGGGTAAAAAAACACGCATCCAAGGAATCAGATTCACTTCTAACTGAGAATCTTGAGAAAA encodes the following:
- a CDS encoding RNA polymerase sigma factor; translated protein: MKQVEFNKIAETHGKRIYNIAFRITCNSQDAEDIAQEVLYTIYNKYITFRGDSDLSTWIYRVAVNTSLRYKSRVSKSSFTSLEEDAVEYSKSIPEEVKHWETNPEDEYLIKELLNEITGECTYFLTFKLSDEQRIVYILQAILGFSYSQISSILEMPVSSVKARLYRARENLISYFSGHCSHLNPKSTCSCGSRVGYAVHLVPEILDRVKKHASKESDSLLTENLEKIPTLGKTFANLPLFDYQVKSLEYYLKGKV
- a CDS encoding CDP-alcohol phosphatidyltransferase family protein — encoded protein: MHKRALLQLPDILSFSRLFWGGLVLALVETHNTVSAFIVFCIACGSDVLDGYLARKLGVNNRWGWLIDAGSDFAFVLTILLYFTVKGSVPASLIVIVTSSFCLFASSGLTARSSYDRLGKYIGLICFVYSGALILAAGTTLCMVLAGVTQIYICTSFLCKTGNAIKNFRLRMNQGQL